One Leclercia pneumoniae genomic region harbors:
- the acpP gene encoding acyl carrier protein yields MSTIEERVKKIIGEQLGVKQEEVVNSASFVEDLGADSLDTVELVMALEEEFDTEIPDEEAEKITTVQAAIDYINGHQA; encoded by the coding sequence ATGAGCACTATCGAAGAACGCGTTAAGAAAATTATCGGCGAACAGCTGGGCGTTAAGCAGGAAGAAGTTGTGAACTCCGCTTCCTTCGTTGAAGACCTGGGCGCAGATTCTCTTGACACCGTTGAGCTGGTAATGGCTCTGGAAGAAGAGTTTGATACTGAGATTCCGGACGAAGAAGCTGAGAAAATCACCACCGTTCAGGCTGCCATTGATTACATCAACGGTCACCAGGCGTAA
- the plsX gene encoding phosphate acyltransferase PlsX has protein sequence MTRLTLALDVMGGDFGPSVTVPAALQALNSNSQLTLLLVGNPDTITPLLAKADFEQRSRLQIIPAQSVIASDARPSQAIRNSRGSSMRVALELVKEGRAEACVSAGNTGALMGLAKLLLKPIEGIERPALVTVLPHQQKGKTVVLDLGANVDCDGVMLAQFAVMGSVLAEEVVGITNPRVALLNIGEEETKGLDNIREAAERLKTVPTINYIGYLEANELLTGKTDVLVCDGFTGNVTLKTMEGVVRMFLSLLKSQGEGKKRSWWLILLKRWLQKSLTRRFSHLNPDQYNGACLLGLRGIVIKSHGAANQRAFTVAIEQAVQAVQRQVPQRIAARLESVLAKSD, from the coding sequence TTGACACGTCTAACCCTGGCGTTAGATGTCATGGGGGGAGATTTTGGCCCTTCCGTGACAGTGCCTGCAGCATTGCAGGCACTGAACTCTAATTCGCAACTCACACTTCTTTTAGTCGGCAATCCCGACACAATCACGCCATTACTTGCAAAAGCTGACTTTGAACAACGTTCACGTCTGCAGATTATTCCTGCGCAGTCAGTTATTGCCAGTGATGCCCGCCCATCGCAGGCTATTCGCAATAGCCGGGGCAGTTCAATGCGAGTGGCGTTGGAGCTGGTAAAAGAAGGGCGAGCTGAGGCTTGCGTGAGCGCGGGAAATACCGGCGCGCTAATGGGGCTGGCCAAATTACTGCTCAAACCCATCGAGGGGATTGAGCGTCCGGCGTTGGTGACGGTTTTGCCGCATCAACAAAAGGGCAAAACGGTGGTGCTTGATTTAGGTGCTAACGTCGATTGCGATGGCGTGATGCTGGCGCAATTCGCCGTGATGGGCTCGGTGCTAGCCGAAGAGGTGGTAGGCATCACCAATCCCCGCGTCGCCTTGCTGAATATCGGAGAAGAAGAGACCAAAGGTCTTGATAATATCCGCGAGGCCGCCGAGCGACTTAAAACTGTTCCGACCATCAACTATATTGGTTATCTCGAAGCCAACGAATTATTGACCGGAAAAACGGATGTACTGGTGTGTGACGGTTTTACTGGAAACGTCACGTTAAAAACCATGGAAGGGGTCGTCAGAATGTTTCTCTCGCTGCTGAAATCGCAGGGCGAGGGTAAAAAACGGTCCTGGTGGCTGATTTTATTAAAGCGTTGGTTACAAAAAAGCCTGACGCGGCGATTCAGTCACCTCAACCCCGACCAGTATAATGGCGCCTGTCTGTTAGGATTGCGCGGCATCGTGATTAAGAGTCATGGTGCTGCCAATCAGCGAGCCTTTACCGTCGCGATTGAACAGGCAGTGCAGGCGGTGCAGCGACAAGTTCCTCAGCGGATTGCCGCTCGCCTGGAATCTGTATTAGCAAAAAGTGACTGA
- a CDS encoding beta-ketoacyl-ACP synthase III, translated as MYTKILGTGSYLPKQVRTNADLEKMVDTSDEWIVTRTGIRERRIAAPDETVSTMGYEAALRALDMAGVDKNDIGLIIVATTSATHAFPSAACQVQNMLGIKGCPAFDVAAACAGFTYALSIADQYVKSGAVKNALVIGSDVLARTCDPNDRGTIIIFGDGAGAVLLGQSEEPGIISTHLHADGSYGELLTLPNANRVNPDDPIFLTMAGNEVFKVAVTELAHIVDETLQANNLERTALDWLVPHQANLRIISATAKKLGMSMDNVVVTLDRHGNTSAASVPCAFDEAVRDGRIQRGQLVLLEAFGGGFTWGSALVRF; from the coding sequence ATGTATACGAAGATTTTAGGTACCGGCAGCTATCTGCCCAAACAAGTGCGAACCAACGCCGATCTGGAAAAAATGGTTGATACCTCTGACGAGTGGATTGTCACACGCACAGGTATCCGCGAGCGTCGTATCGCCGCGCCAGATGAAACCGTTTCTACCATGGGTTATGAAGCTGCTCTGCGTGCGCTCGACATGGCTGGCGTCGATAAAAACGACATTGGTCTGATTATCGTTGCAACGACGTCTGCGACCCATGCTTTCCCAAGTGCAGCCTGTCAGGTTCAGAACATGCTGGGCATTAAAGGTTGCCCGGCTTTTGACGTTGCGGCCGCCTGCGCGGGCTTTACCTACGCGTTGAGCATCGCCGATCAATACGTGAAATCTGGTGCAGTTAAAAATGCGCTGGTGATCGGTTCTGATGTTCTCGCACGCACTTGCGATCCTAACGATCGCGGCACGATTATTATCTTCGGCGACGGTGCCGGCGCGGTACTGCTTGGTCAGTCTGAAGAGCCGGGCATCATCTCTACTCACCTGCATGCCGATGGCAGCTACGGTGAGTTGTTAACGCTGCCGAACGCCAACCGCGTTAACCCGGACGACCCGATTTTCCTGACCATGGCCGGAAACGAAGTGTTCAAGGTCGCGGTAACCGAGCTGGCGCATATCGTTGATGAGACGCTGCAGGCCAATAACCTGGAGCGCACGGCGCTCGACTGGCTGGTGCCACATCAGGCTAACCTGCGCATTATCAGCGCCACGGCCAAAAAGTTAGGCATGTCGATGGATAACGTTGTGGTGACCCTTGATCGTCACGGCAACACCTCTGCGGCATCCGTACCTTGCGCGTTTGACGAAGCGGTACGCGATGGGCGAATTCAACGGGGTCAGCTGGTGCTGCTCGAAGCCTTTGGCGGCGGGTTCACCTGGGGCTCTGCACTGGTTCGTTTCTAA
- the fabD gene encoding ACP S-malonyltransferase, which yields MTQFAFVFPGQGSQAVGMLSDLAASNPVIEETFREASDALGYDLWALTQQGPAEELNKTWQTQPALLTASVALWRLWQQQGGKAPVMMAGHSLGEYSALVCAGVIGFADAVRLVELRGKFMQEAVPEGTGGMSAIIGLDDASIAKACEESAEGQVVSPVNFNSPGQVVIAGHKEAVERAGAACKAAGAKRALPLPVSVPSHCALMKPAADKLALELEKITFNAPSVPVVNNVDVQAETAPEAIRQALVRQLYSPVQWTKTVEFMASQGVEHLYEVGPGKVLTGLTKRIVDTLTASAINEPEAMSAALSQ from the coding sequence ATGACGCAATTTGCATTTGTGTTTCCGGGTCAGGGCTCTCAGGCCGTTGGCATGTTGTCTGATTTAGCAGCAAGCAACCCGGTTATTGAAGAGACTTTCCGTGAAGCTTCTGATGCCCTGGGGTATGATCTCTGGGCACTGACTCAGCAGGGTCCTGCTGAAGAGCTGAACAAGACCTGGCAGACGCAGCCTGCGTTACTGACCGCCTCCGTCGCGCTCTGGCGCTTGTGGCAGCAGCAGGGCGGAAAAGCGCCTGTCATGATGGCTGGCCATAGCCTTGGCGAATACTCCGCACTGGTCTGTGCCGGGGTGATCGGCTTTGCGGATGCGGTGCGTCTGGTTGAACTGCGTGGCAAATTCATGCAGGAAGCCGTCCCTGAAGGGACCGGCGGTATGTCGGCCATTATTGGTCTGGACGATGCCTCTATCGCCAAAGCCTGTGAAGAGTCAGCCGAAGGGCAGGTTGTATCGCCTGTTAACTTCAACTCCCCGGGCCAGGTCGTGATCGCAGGTCACAAAGAAGCAGTGGAACGTGCAGGTGCAGCCTGTAAAGCAGCAGGCGCGAAACGCGCACTTCCTCTGCCTGTCAGCGTACCTTCTCACTGTGCACTGATGAAACCCGCCGCAGATAAGCTGGCGCTGGAGCTGGAAAAAATCACCTTCAACGCACCGTCTGTTCCGGTGGTGAATAACGTTGACGTGCAGGCTGAAACCGCACCTGAAGCGATCCGCCAGGCGCTGGTACGTCAGCTGTACAGCCCGGTTCAGTGGACAAAAACCGTTGAATTTATGGCATCGCAGGGCGTTGAGCACCTGTATGAAGTGGGCCCGGGTAAAGTCCTCACCGGCCTGACTAAACGTATTGTTGATACCCTGACTGCCTCGGCCATTAATGAACCGGAAGCAATGTCAGCGGCACTCTCGCAATAA
- the rne gene encoding ribonuclease E, producing the protein MKRMLINATQQEELRVALVDGQRLYDLDIESPGHEQKKANIYKGKITRIEPSLEAAFVDYGAERHGFLPLKEIAREYFPSNYNAHGRPNIKDVLREGQEVIVQIDKEERGNKGAALTTFISLAGSYLVLMPNNPRAGGISRRIEGDDRTELKEALASLELPDGMGLIVRTAGVGKSAEALQWDLSFRLKHWEAIQKAAESRPAPFLIHQESNVIVRAFRDYLRQDIGEILIDNPKVLELARQHIAALGRPDFTSKIKLYTGEIPLFSHYQIESQIESAFQREVRLPSGGSIVIDTTEALTAIDINSARATRGGDIEETAFNTNLEAADEIARQLRLRDLGGLIVIDFIDMTPVRHQRAVENRLRESVRQDRARIQISHISRFGLLEMSRQRLSPSLGESSHHVCPRCSGTGTVRDNESLSLSILRLIEEEALKENTKEVHAIVPVPIASYLLNEKRAAVSAIETRLGGVRCVIVPNDQMQTPHYSVLRVRKGEETATLSYMLPKLHEEAMALPSEEEYAERKLPEQPALAAFVMPEAPPAPAQEEATAKPAAKKPAVVASTAPAEQGLLSRFFSALKKMFAGEEAQPEQPKVEKKEEKQERSQERRKRQNNRRDRNDRGDRNDRGDRGDRGDRGDRNERRDNRADNNEAREGREENRRNRREKSQQNAEEREIRQSTGTEAEKTRNRDEQQPRRERNRRRNDEKRQAQQEVKVLNREEQPEQETEQEERVQVMPRRKQRQLTKSVRIQSQADEAAAVETVEAPVAPAQSTELAKVDLPAVVENVQEQDDNGEARDNAGMPRRSRRSPRHLRVSGQRRRRYRDERYPLQSPMPLAIACASPEMASGKAWIRYPVARPLEQEAQIDEQTNAVEPVVTDATTVAPEEVNTAAAIAVESQVAPVETTHPEVIAAPVAEQPQIIANEDVVVAKEVIEDVAVAEPVVAEASEAPAQEAPAVAAVADVEPEIAPVVEAEPLVEAEPEVKAEPEVKADVAVEKAPEVNAAPAAKADTSLHHATAPMTRAPAPEYVAEAPRHSDWVRPAFNFEGKGSAGGHSATHQATAPATRPQSVE; encoded by the coding sequence ATGAAAAGAATGTTAATCAACGCAACTCAGCAAGAAGAGTTGCGTGTCGCCCTTGTGGATGGGCAGCGTCTGTACGATCTGGATATTGAAAGCCCAGGCCACGAACAGAAAAAAGCGAACATTTACAAAGGCAAAATCACCCGCATTGAACCCAGCCTTGAAGCTGCATTTGTTGACTACGGTGCTGAGCGTCACGGTTTCCTCCCACTCAAAGAAATTGCCCGCGAATATTTCCCGTCCAACTATAACGCCCATGGTCGTCCGAACATCAAAGACGTTCTGCGTGAAGGTCAGGAAGTTATCGTTCAGATCGATAAAGAAGAACGGGGTAACAAAGGCGCTGCGCTAACAACCTTTATTAGCCTGGCAGGCAGCTATCTGGTGCTGATGCCAAACAACCCACGCGCTGGCGGCATCTCTCGTCGCATCGAAGGTGATGATCGCACTGAGCTGAAAGAAGCACTGGCAAGCCTTGAGCTGCCGGACGGCATGGGCCTGATTGTTCGCACCGCGGGCGTCGGCAAATCTGCCGAAGCGTTGCAGTGGGACCTGAGCTTCCGCCTTAAGCACTGGGAAGCGATTCAGAAGGCTGCAGAAAGCCGCCCTGCCCCATTCCTGATTCACCAGGAAAGTAACGTCATTGTTCGTGCTTTCCGCGACTATCTGCGTCAGGACATCGGCGAGATTCTGATTGATAACCCTAAAGTGCTTGAGCTGGCTCGCCAGCATATCGCCGCGCTGGGTCGTCCGGATTTCACCAGCAAAATTAAACTGTACACCGGTGAAATCCCGCTGTTCAGCCACTACCAGATTGAATCCCAGATTGAGTCCGCCTTCCAGCGTGAAGTGCGTCTGCCGTCAGGCGGTTCTATCGTTATCGATACTACCGAAGCCCTGACCGCAATCGACATCAACTCCGCGCGTGCAACCCGCGGTGGCGATATCGAAGAGACGGCCTTTAACACCAACCTGGAAGCGGCAGATGAGATTGCACGTCAGCTGCGTCTGCGTGACCTCGGTGGTCTGATCGTTATCGACTTTATCGATATGACCCCTGTTCGCCACCAGCGCGCCGTTGAGAACCGACTGCGCGAATCCGTGCGTCAGGACCGTGCGCGTATCCAGATCAGTCATATTTCGCGCTTTGGCCTGCTGGAGATGTCTCGTCAGCGTCTTAGCCCGTCTCTGGGTGAGTCCAGCCATCACGTCTGCCCACGCTGTTCCGGTACGGGTACCGTGCGTGACAACGAATCGCTGTCCCTCTCCATTCTGCGTCTGATTGAAGAAGAAGCGCTGAAAGAGAACACCAAAGAAGTTCACGCCATTGTTCCGGTGCCGATTGCGTCTTATCTGCTGAACGAAAAACGTGCCGCAGTGAGCGCCATCGAAACGCGTCTGGGCGGCGTTCGTTGCGTGATCGTGCCAAACGATCAGATGCAGACGCCGCATTACTCCGTTCTGCGCGTGCGTAAAGGCGAAGAGACGGCCACCCTGAGCTACATGCTGCCGAAGCTGCATGAAGAAGCGATGGCCCTGCCGTCTGAAGAAGAGTACGCCGAACGTAAACTGCCAGAGCAGCCTGCGCTGGCCGCTTTCGTGATGCCTGAAGCACCGCCAGCACCTGCACAGGAAGAGGCAACTGCCAAACCTGCGGCGAAGAAACCAGCCGTTGTAGCAAGCACAGCCCCTGCTGAGCAAGGCCTGCTGAGCCGCTTCTTCAGTGCGCTGAAGAAGATGTTTGCCGGTGAAGAGGCGCAGCCTGAACAGCCGAAAGTCGAGAAAAAAGAAGAGAAGCAGGAACGTTCTCAGGAGCGCCGTAAACGTCAAAACAACCGTCGCGATCGTAATGACCGTGGCGATCGTAACGACCGTGGCGACCGTGGCGACCGTGGCGACCGTGGCGACCGCAATGAACGTCGCGACAACCGTGCTGACAACAACGAAGCGCGTGAAGGCCGCGAGGAGAACCGTCGTAATCGCCGCGAGAAATCGCAGCAGAACGCGGAAGAGCGCGAAATTCGCCAGTCTACCGGCACCGAAGCGGAAAAAACCCGTAACCGTGACGAGCAGCAGCCGCGTCGTGAGCGCAACCGTCGTCGTAATGACGAGAAGCGTCAGGCACAGCAAGAAGTTAAAGTGCTGAACCGCGAAGAGCAGCCAGAGCAGGAAACCGAGCAGGAAGAACGCGTTCAGGTGATGCCGCGCCGTAAACAGCGCCAGTTGACCAAATCTGTACGTATCCAGTCTCAGGCAGACGAAGCCGCAGCCGTAGAAACCGTTGAGGCACCTGTTGCCCCGGCACAGAGCACCGAACTGGCGAAAGTGGATCTGCCAGCCGTGGTGGAAAACGTGCAGGAGCAGGACGACAACGGCGAAGCGCGTGATAACGCCGGTATGCCGCGTCGTTCACGTCGTTCCCCGCGTCATCTGCGTGTAAGTGGTCAGCGTCGTCGTCGTTACCGTGACGAACGTTACCCGCTGCAGTCGCCGATGCCACTGGCCATTGCCTGCGCCTCCCCAGAGATGGCGTCCGGTAAAGCCTGGATCCGTTATCCGGTTGCTCGCCCGCTGGAGCAAGAAGCGCAGATCGATGAGCAAACCAATGCCGTTGAACCTGTTGTGACCGACGCCACTACTGTTGCACCGGAAGAGGTGAATACCGCTGCAGCGATTGCTGTTGAGTCGCAGGTTGCGCCGGTGGAGACAACCCATCCGGAAGTGATTGCCGCGCCTGTTGCTGAACAACCGCAAATTATCGCCAATGAAGATGTCGTGGTCGCTAAAGAGGTGATTGAAGACGTCGCAGTAGCAGAACCTGTTGTGGCTGAAGCATCCGAAGCGCCTGCTCAGGAAGCCCCTGCTGTCGCAGCCGTGGCCGACGTTGAACCGGAAATTGCGCCTGTTGTTGAAGCAGAGCCTTTGGTTGAAGCAGAGCCGGAAGTGAAAGCTGAGCCTGAAGTGAAGGCGGATGTCGCTGTAGAGAAAGCGCCAGAAGTCAACGCAGCGCCAGCCGCGAAAGCTGACACCTCACTGCACCATGCGACTGCTCCTATGACCCGCGCTCCTGCGCCGGAATACGTCGCAGAAGCACCGCGCCATAGCGACTGGGTACGTCCAGCCTTCAACTTCGAAGGTAAAGGATCTGCCGGTGGCCACAGTGCAACGCATCAGGCCACTGCGCCTGCAACGCGTCCGCAGTCTGTTGAATAA
- the rpmF gene encoding 50S ribosomal protein L32, with product MAVQQNKPTRSKRGMRRSHDALTAVTSLSVDKTSGEKHLRHHITADGFYRGRKVITK from the coding sequence ATGGCCGTACAACAGAATAAACCAACCCGTTCCAAACGTGGCATGCGTCGTTCCCATGACGCGCTAACTGCAGTTACCAGCCTGTCTGTAGACAAGACTTCTGGTGAGAAACACCTGCGTCACCACATCACTGCTGACGGTTTCTACCGTGGCCGCAAGGTAATCACTAAGTAA
- a CDS encoding Maf family protein, translated as MPNLILASTSPWRRALLEKLGLPFECAAPDIDETPQPGESPRHLVLRLAQEKAQCFAARYPNHLIIGSDQVCVLDGEITGKPHTEERARQQLMKARGNIVTFYTGLALYNTATGHLQTECEPFDVHFRHLSEQEIDDYVRKERPLSCAGSFKSEGLGIALFDRLEGRDPNTLVGLPLIALCQMLRREDYNPLMA; from the coding sequence ATGCCGAATCTCATTCTTGCCTCCACATCTCCCTGGCGCCGCGCGTTGCTTGAAAAACTCGGTCTACCGTTTGAATGTGCCGCACCGGACATCGATGAGACCCCGCAGCCGGGTGAGTCCCCCCGCCATCTCGTTCTTCGTCTGGCACAGGAAAAAGCGCAGTGCTTCGCAGCACGTTATCCTAACCATCTGATTATAGGATCCGATCAGGTTTGCGTCCTGGATGGCGAGATTACCGGTAAACCGCACACGGAAGAGAGAGCACGCCAGCAGCTCATGAAAGCGCGCGGCAACATCGTCACCTTTTATACGGGGCTGGCGCTGTATAACACCGCGACGGGCCATCTACAGACAGAGTGCGAACCCTTTGACGTCCACTTCCGTCATCTTAGCGAGCAGGAGATCGACGACTACGTGCGCAAAGAGCGTCCGCTGAGCTGCGCAGGCAGTTTCAAAAGCGAAGGGCTGGGGATTGCGCTGTTCGATCGGCTGGAGGGGCGCGATCCCAATACGCTGGTCGGGTTGCCGCTCATTGCGCTCTGCCAGATGCTGCGTCGGGAAGATTACAACCCGTTAATGGCGTAA
- the rluC gene encoding 23S rRNA pseudouridine(955/2504/2580) synthase RluC, whose amino-acid sequence MKTETPSVKIVAITEDEAGQRIDNFLRTQLKGVPKSMIYRILRKGEVRVNKKRIKPEYKLEAGDEVRIPPVRVAEREEQAVSPHLNKVAALTDVILYEDDHILVLNKPSGTAVHGGSGLSFGVIEGLRALRPEARFLELVHRLDRDTSGILLVAKKRSALRSLHEQLREKGMQKDYLALVRGQWQSHVKVVQAPLLKNILQSGERIVRVSQEGKPSETRFKVEERYAFATLVRCSPVTGRTHQIRVHTQHAGHPIAFDDRYGDREFDKQLAGTGLSRLFLHAAALKFTHPNTGEVMRVEAPLDDQLKRCLKVLRDAI is encoded by the coding sequence ATGAAAACAGAGACTCCATCAGTAAAAATCGTTGCCATCACCGAAGATGAAGCGGGGCAACGTATCGACAACTTTTTGCGCACCCAACTGAAGGGCGTGCCAAAGAGCATGATCTACCGCATCCTGCGTAAGGGTGAGGTGCGGGTAAATAAGAAGCGCATCAAACCTGAATACAAACTTGAAGCGGGAGATGAAGTCCGCATCCCGCCGGTCCGCGTCGCCGAGCGGGAAGAGCAGGCGGTCTCGCCGCATCTCAACAAAGTTGCGGCGCTAACGGATGTGATTTTATATGAAGACGATCATATCCTGGTGCTGAACAAGCCTTCAGGCACCGCCGTACATGGCGGCAGTGGGCTGAGCTTTGGCGTGATCGAAGGTTTACGCGCCCTGCGCCCCGAAGCGCGCTTCCTTGAACTGGTACACCGCCTCGATCGCGACACTTCTGGTATCTTGTTGGTGGCAAAGAAACGCTCCGCGCTGCGCTCCCTGCATGAACAGTTGCGTGAAAAAGGGATGCAGAAAGATTATCTCGCGCTGGTCCGTGGCCAGTGGCAATCTCACGTGAAAGTGGTTCAAGCGCCACTGCTGAAAAATATTCTGCAAAGCGGTGAGCGTATTGTGCGCGTGAGCCAGGAAGGTAAACCGTCTGAGACCCGTTTTAAGGTTGAAGAGCGTTACGCCTTTGCAACGCTGGTGCGTTGCAGCCCAGTGACGGGGCGTACTCACCAGATTCGCGTCCATACCCAGCACGCAGGCCACCCGATTGCCTTTGATGATCGCTATGGCGATCGCGAATTTGATAAGCAGTTGGCGGGTACCGGGCTTTCACGCCTGTTTCTGCACGCAGCGGCACTGAAGTTTACCCACCCTAATACGGGGGAGGTCATGCGCGTTGAAGCGCCTCTGGACGACCAGCTCAAACGTTGCCTCAAGGTATTGCGGGACGCGATCTAA
- the fabG gene encoding 3-oxoacyl-ACP reductase FabG produces the protein MSFEGKIALVTGASRGIGRAIAETLVARGAKVIGTATSENGAQAISDYLGDNGKGLVLNVTDPASIESVLGNIRAEFGEVDILVNNAGITRDNLLMRMKDDEWDDILETNLSSVFRLSKAVMRAMMKKRHGRIITIGSVVGTMGNAGQANYAAAKAGLIGFSKSLAREVASRGITVNVVAPGFIETDMTRALTDDQRAGTLAAVPAGRLGDPKEIASAVAFLASDEAGYITGETLHVNGGMYMV, from the coding sequence ATGAGTTTTGAAGGAAAAATCGCACTGGTCACCGGCGCAAGCCGCGGTATCGGTCGCGCAATCGCTGAGACGCTCGTTGCCCGTGGCGCGAAAGTTATCGGCACTGCAACCAGCGAGAATGGCGCACAGGCCATCAGCGACTATCTGGGTGATAACGGGAAAGGTCTGGTACTGAATGTGACCGATCCTGCATCTATCGAATCTGTTCTGGGAAATATTCGCGCAGAGTTTGGCGAAGTCGATATTCTGGTAAATAATGCCGGTATCACTCGCGATAACCTGCTGATGCGAATGAAAGATGATGAGTGGGACGATATTCTCGAAACCAACCTGTCATCTGTATTCCGTCTGTCAAAAGCGGTAATGCGAGCTATGATGAAAAAGCGTCATGGCCGTATTATCACTATCGGTTCTGTGGTTGGTACCATGGGAAATGCTGGTCAGGCTAACTACGCTGCGGCGAAAGCAGGTCTGATCGGTTTCAGTAAGTCGCTGGCGCGCGAAGTTGCGTCCCGCGGTATTACTGTAAACGTTGTTGCTCCGGGCTTTATTGAAACGGACATGACGCGTGCGCTGACCGATGATCAGCGTGCGGGTACGCTGGCAGCTGTTCCTGCGGGTCGTCTTGGCGATCCTAAAGAAATTGCCAGCGCGGTTGCATTTTTAGCCTCTGACGAAGCGGGTTACATCACTGGTGAGACCCTCCACGTCAACGGCGGGATGTATATGGTTTAA
- the yceD gene encoding 23S rRNA accumulation protein YceD: MQKVKLPLTLDPVRTAQKRLDYEGIYSSDQAERIAESVVSVDSDVECSMSFAIDNQRLAVLTGDAKVTVTLECQRCGKPFVQHVHTTYCFSPVRSDEQAEALPEAYEPIEVNEFGEIDLLALVEDEIILTLPVVPVHDSEHCEVSEADMVFGELPDEAQKPNPFAVLASLKRK, encoded by the coding sequence ATGCAAAAGGTAAAATTACCCCTGACTCTTGATCCGGTCCGTACGGCTCAAAAACGCCTCGATTACGAAGGAATCTATTCTTCCGATCAGGCAGAGCGTATTGCCGAATCCGTAGTCAGTGTGGACAGTGATGTAGAATGCTCCATGTCGTTCGCTATCGACAACCAGCGCCTTGCCGTTTTAACCGGTGATGCAAAGGTGACGGTAACGCTCGAATGTCAGCGTTGCGGGAAACCGTTTGTACAGCATGTTCACACAACGTATTGTTTTAGCCCGGTTCGTTCCGACGAACAGGCTGAAGCACTCCCGGAAGCGTATGAGCCGATTGAGGTTAACGAATTCGGTGAAATCGATCTTCTGGCGTTGGTTGAAGATGAAATCATCCTCACCTTGCCAGTCGTTCCGGTGCATGATTCTGAACACTGTGAAGTGTCCGAGGCGGACATGGTCTTTGGGGAACTGCCTGATGAAGCGCAAAAACCAAACCCATTTGCCGTATTAGCCAGCTTAAAGCGTAAGTAA
- the fabF gene encoding beta-ketoacyl-ACP synthase II — protein MSKRRVVVTGLGMLSPVGNTVESTWKALLAGQSGISLIDHFDTSAYATKFAGLVKDFNCEEIISRKEQRKMDAFIQYGIVAGVQAMQDSGLVIMEENATRIGAAIGSGIGGLGLIEENHTSLVNGGPRKISPFFVPSTIVNMVAGHLTIMYGLRGPSISIATACTSGVHNIGQAARIIAYGDADAMVAGGAEKASTPLGVGGFGAARALSTRNDNPQAASRPWDKDRDGFVLGDGAGMIVLEEYEHAKKRGAKIYAEVVGFGMSSDAYHMTSPPENGAGAALAMENAIRDAGITPAQIGYVNAHGTSTPAGDKAEAQAVKSIFGEAASRVMVSSTKSMTGHLLGAAGAVESIYSILALRDQAVPPTINLDNPDEGCDLDFVPHEARQVSGMEYTLCNSFGFGGTNGSLIFKKV, from the coding sequence GTGTCTAAGCGTCGTGTAGTTGTGACCGGACTTGGCATGTTGTCTCCTGTCGGCAATACCGTAGAGTCCACCTGGAAAGCTCTCCTTGCCGGTCAGAGCGGCATCAGCCTAATCGACCATTTCGATACTAGCGCCTACGCAACGAAATTTGCTGGCTTAGTAAAGGATTTTAACTGTGAAGAGATCATCTCGCGCAAAGAACAGCGCAAGATGGATGCCTTCATTCAATATGGAATTGTCGCTGGCGTTCAGGCCATGCAGGATTCTGGCCTTGTTATTATGGAAGAGAACGCAACCCGTATCGGTGCTGCAATCGGCTCCGGAATCGGCGGTCTTGGTCTGATTGAGGAAAACCATACCTCTTTAGTGAATGGTGGCCCACGTAAAATCAGCCCGTTCTTCGTTCCGTCCACGATTGTTAACATGGTGGCAGGTCACCTGACCATTATGTATGGCCTGCGTGGCCCAAGCATCTCTATCGCAACCGCCTGTACCTCTGGCGTGCATAACATCGGCCAGGCCGCGCGTATCATCGCGTATGGCGATGCGGATGCCATGGTTGCGGGTGGGGCTGAAAAAGCCAGTACACCTCTTGGCGTAGGCGGTTTCGGCGCAGCACGTGCGCTCTCTACGCGCAACGACAACCCTCAGGCAGCGAGCCGTCCATGGGATAAAGACCGTGATGGTTTTGTGCTGGGCGACGGGGCAGGTATGATCGTACTGGAAGAGTACGAACACGCGAAAAAACGCGGCGCGAAAATTTATGCTGAAGTCGTTGGCTTTGGGATGAGTAGCGATGCTTACCACATGACATCACCACCAGAGAACGGCGCAGGTGCTGCGCTGGCGATGGAAAACGCGATTCGTGATGCAGGTATTACCCCTGCACAGATTGGCTACGTGAATGCGCACGGTACCTCTACCCCTGCGGGTGACAAAGCTGAAGCGCAGGCTGTTAAGTCTATCTTCGGTGAAGCAGCCAGCCGCGTAATGGTGAGCTCGACCAAGTCCATGACCGGCCACCTGTTGGGTGCGGCGGGTGCAGTAGAATCTATCTACTCCATTCTTGCGCTGCGCGATCAGGCTGTCCCTCCAACCATCAACCTGGATAACCCGGATGAAGGTTGCGATCTGGACTTCGTTCCACACGAAGCGCGTCAGGTCAGCGGAATGGAGTACACCCTGTGTAACTCCTTCGGCTTCGGCGGAACCAACGGTTCTCTGATCTTCAAAAAGGTCTGA